The Shewanella sp. MTB7 genome includes a window with the following:
- a CDS encoding cytochrome c3 family protein: protein MNTLLLSTLLSLAVSGSVMAGDLVKMKGSTQGRVNHEFIYQDGCQTCHQGSGKKNATDAACVECHGDINSITVDESKLAIPEAHPHKSLHYNQGASCLACHGEHEKKAPVCTECHRTWFEVM from the coding sequence ATGAACACGTTATTACTAAGCACATTACTTAGCCTTGCTGTATCTGGCAGCGTTATGGCCGGTGACCTAGTTAAGATGAAAGGTAGCACCCAAGGGCGTGTAAACCATGAATTTATCTACCAAGATGGTTGCCAAACTTGCCATCAAGGTTCTGGTAAAAAGAATGCAACTGACGCCGCATGCGTTGAATGTCATGGCGACATCAACAGCATAACAGTGGACGAAAGTAAATTGGCGATTCCAGAAGCCCATCCTCACAAGTCGTTGCACTACAACCAAGGAGCAAGTTGCCTAGCATGTCACGGCGAACACGAGAAAAAAGCCCCTGTTTGTACTGAGTGTCATCGCACTTGGTTTGAAGTGATGTAA
- a CDS encoding flavocytochrome c: MQSRRNFLKLSAGAAVGSLAATLSGTVQANTCGEINWDETVDVIVVGSGFAGLSAALNARRKDVGSVLLLEKMQVIGGNSAINGGWLAIPKNPIQLAQGVNDDSPEELVKDQIISGRGMHNEASLRLIANRALDAYHLCIDTGVKFRDGFNIQVGGHNKARAIRTQHGTGGDITTKLYEAGVKEGVDYRLQHYIEDFIMDGQKIIGVKVRKHYRFPDLKTGSSVFIKANKAVILANGGFARNMALREIVDPSLDPTLDCTNALGATGEVTLTAMAYGALPVHMNLIQTGHWGSPDEGGFGWSNALLSIGWHQGVAINVLNGKRFMDERADRKTCSEAIMKNRNADGSPAYPVVLFNYNNYANDDRVVRALRDKMAWKLDSLDAIATQFDIPVAELSRSIVEYNQHVRERKDPLFNRKMDTAEVLTGPFVVSRIWPKVHYCMGGLKTDLGARVIDGRSMEPIKNLYAIGEVTGGTHGEARLSSTSCLECLAMGIVVAETIKADLQGAV; encoded by the coding sequence ATGCAAAGTAGAAGAAATTTTTTAAAACTCAGCGCAGGAGCTGCTGTTGGTAGTTTGGCGGCCACATTATCTGGAACTGTACAAGCGAATACTTGTGGCGAGATTAACTGGGATGAAACCGTCGATGTCATTGTCGTAGGTTCTGGCTTTGCCGGCCTTTCAGCAGCGCTAAATGCTAGACGCAAAGACGTGGGATCAGTACTCCTTTTAGAAAAGATGCAAGTGATTGGTGGTAACTCAGCCATTAACGGGGGATGGTTAGCGATTCCTAAAAACCCAATCCAATTAGCACAAGGTGTCAATGACGACTCGCCTGAAGAGCTAGTGAAAGATCAGATCATCTCTGGTCGTGGTATGCACAACGAGGCTTCGTTGCGTCTTATCGCTAACCGTGCTTTAGATGCTTACCATCTTTGCATCGACACCGGCGTTAAGTTCCGTGACGGTTTCAACATTCAAGTCGGTGGGCACAACAAGGCTCGTGCTATTCGTACCCAACATGGTACCGGCGGTGATATCACCACCAAGCTATATGAAGCAGGCGTAAAGGAAGGTGTGGATTACCGTCTACAGCACTATATCGAAGACTTCATCATGGATGGTCAAAAGATCATCGGTGTAAAAGTGCGTAAGCATTATCGTTTCCCAGATCTAAAAACAGGCAGTAGCGTTTTCATTAAAGCTAATAAGGCTGTGATCTTAGCTAATGGCGGTTTTGCTCGCAATATGGCGCTTCGAGAAATCGTTGACCCATCACTTGATCCAACATTAGATTGCACTAACGCCCTTGGCGCAACGGGTGAAGTGACGCTAACAGCAATGGCTTATGGTGCACTGCCAGTGCACATGAACCTAATCCAAACAGGTCACTGGGGTTCGCCAGATGAAGGTGGATTCGGTTGGTCAAACGCATTGCTTTCAATCGGCTGGCACCAAGGTGTTGCGATTAACGTACTTAACGGCAAACGTTTTATGGATGAGCGTGCAGACCGCAAGACCTGTTCTGAAGCCATCATGAAGAACCGAAATGCCGATGGTAGCCCAGCTTATCCAGTCGTACTCTTTAATTATAACAACTATGCCAATGACGACCGTGTTGTACGTGCTCTAAGAGACAAGATGGCGTGGAAGCTCGACTCTCTAGATGCAATAGCGACCCAGTTCGATATCCCAGTAGCTGAATTATCGCGCAGCATTGTTGAATACAACCAGCATGTTAGAGAGCGTAAAGACCCACTATTTAACCGTAAAATGGATACAGCCGAAGTACTAACTGGCCCGTTTGTTGTCTCGCGCATTTGGCCAAAAGTGCATTACTGCATGGGTGGACTAAAAACGGATTTAGGCGCTCGCGTGATTGATGGTCGCTCAATGGAACCAATCAAGAACCTGTATGCAATCGGTGAAGTCACCGGAGGGACACACGGTGAGGCTCGTTTGAGCTCTACATCCTGCCTAGAGTGTCTAGCCATGGGTATCGTTGTGGCTGAAACCATTAAAGCCGATCTTCAAGGAGCCGTTTAA
- a CDS encoding TetR/AcrR family transcriptional regulator, with translation MKCPTETLSMLRCNQILDAAERLIETQGIVSFKFSQLAKEVGCSTGTLYKLFERKEDVLVCLFLRSATSNHLRIFIDKYPDLTAQEKVLLPILFTFETIKRSKSFFTLRSVSVNTMVWQLASDEKVNRFKKRINAFWQWFTDSLNEAVENGELEATELQVKELVQGFTFYLTGSLTQFESQLIDTKYLGDRRETCYRHLAKLMGQYKWRKPLTHELFDSLESRSSNFFDKHYRDHMSCAACSALSCQTTTACSRNKITALR, from the coding sequence ATGAAATGCCCTACTGAAACATTGTCAATGCTACGCTGCAATCAAATACTTGATGCGGCGGAACGGCTGATTGAGACGCAAGGTATTGTGTCATTTAAGTTCTCACAGTTGGCGAAAGAGGTGGGGTGTTCTACTGGTACGTTATATAAATTATTTGAACGTAAAGAAGATGTATTAGTCTGCTTGTTTTTACGCAGTGCGACCTCGAATCATCTGCGGATATTCATTGATAAATATCCAGATTTGACAGCCCAAGAAAAAGTACTCTTGCCGATATTGTTTACCTTTGAAACAATAAAACGCAGTAAGAGTTTTTTTACACTTCGCTCAGTGTCGGTTAATACCATGGTGTGGCAATTAGCCAGCGATGAAAAAGTGAACCGTTTTAAAAAGCGTATCAATGCTTTTTGGCAATGGTTTACAGACTCTCTTAATGAAGCTGTTGAAAATGGAGAATTAGAAGCCACGGAACTGCAAGTTAAAGAGCTGGTACAAGGATTCACCTTTTACCTAACGGGCTCGTTAACTCAATTCGAGAGTCAATTGATCGACACTAAATATCTAGGTGACAGACGAGAAACATGTTACCGACACTTAGCTAAGTTAATGGGACAATATAAATGGCGTAAACCGCTCACCCATGAGCTGTTTGATTCACTTGAGTCTCGCTCATCAAACTTTTTTGATAAACATTATCGTGATCACATGTCTTGCGCTGCTTGTAGTGCATTGAGTTGCCAAACGACGACGGCTTGTTCGCGAAATAAGATCACAGCATTGCGCTAG
- a CDS encoding DUF3299 domain-containing protein, translating into MKKTILALSLLFSSNLFAEESMPILWNNLAPGPAELPVATNINKELEGKNVIIPGFVVPLDGKKGVTRHFLLTPQQGACFHKPPSPENQLIHVEFDTAIAIPNPQQPIYISGTLSVKSKQTGFAKTGYYIKGIEAVAYPVQNLASKTPCDEEQHQH; encoded by the coding sequence ATGAAAAAAACAATTCTGGCCCTTAGCTTACTCTTTAGTTCCAACCTATTCGCCGAAGAGAGCATGCCTATCCTATGGAACAACTTAGCACCAGGACCTGCAGAGTTACCTGTCGCGACAAATATTAATAAGGAGCTAGAGGGTAAAAATGTCATTATTCCTGGCTTTGTTGTGCCATTAGACGGTAAAAAAGGGGTGACTCGCCATTTTTTATTGACTCCACAACAAGGTGCCTGCTTCCACAAGCCCCCATCTCCTGAAAACCAATTAATTCATGTTGAATTTGATACCGCTATCGCGATACCGAATCCACAACAACCTATCTATATATCCGGTACTCTGAGTGTTAAAAGTAAGCAAACAGGGTTTGCGAAAACGGGATATTACATTAAAGGCATTGAGGCTGTTGCCTATCCAGTGCAAAATTTAGCGTCAAAAACACCCTGTGATGAAGAGCAACATCAACATTAG
- a CDS encoding cupin domain-containing protein, whose protein sequence is MKKLLFLSTMLITGMATAGDKPADKPWHNAQPSLSTINAPTKAMPMVCKQKQALAYLKDFQSGAKDIYTVKSNDHGGKGANDSGWLTWNVDDPSNLISCPKGGASDSEVGMCWKELNDEPTVIGLVRVAPGTAAPHYHREMECYYGLTGAGLTWAQERMQPFGAGDYIEIPSKAMHYTPNTFDDQDLIYMYWFPLDGKFSTFKYQWPQDVGPGEQLMFDFIPYTNSKLVRSGNGGYGWDVIQKSK, encoded by the coding sequence ATGAAAAAACTACTATTTTTGTCAACCATGCTGATAACAGGTATGGCTACCGCAGGTGACAAACCTGCCGATAAGCCTTGGCACAATGCTCAGCCATCGTTATCGACCATTAACGCACCCACTAAGGCTATGCCTATGGTGTGTAAGCAAAAGCAGGCGCTGGCTTATCTCAAAGACTTCCAGTCTGGCGCCAAAGATATCTATACTGTTAAGTCAAACGACCACGGCGGTAAAGGCGCGAACGATTCAGGTTGGTTAACCTGGAACGTCGATGACCCAAGTAACCTTATCTCTTGTCCAAAAGGCGGAGCCAGTGATTCAGAAGTGGGCATGTGCTGGAAAGAGCTAAACGATGAGCCTACCGTTATTGGTTTGGTACGTGTGGCACCGGGTACTGCTGCGCCACATTATCACCGTGAAATGGAATGTTATTACGGTCTAACAGGTGCTGGATTAACTTGGGCTCAAGAGCGTATGCAACCTTTTGGCGCTGGCGATTATATTGAGATCCCAAGTAAAGCAATGCACTACACGCCAAACACATTTGATGATCAAGACCTAATCTACATGTACTGGTTCCCACTCGATGGCAAGTTCTCAACCTTTAAGTACCAGTGGCCACAAGATGTAGGTCCAGGTGAACAGTTGATGTTTGACTTCATCCCTTACACCAACTCTAAGCTCGTGCGCTCAGGCAATGGTGGTTACGGTTGGGACGTTATTCAAAAATCTAAGTAA
- a CDS encoding cytochrome c3 family protein — protein sequence MKPMTTLLVLALGGFIALSAQARDKRDYHETVYDSGCKTCHDQGLKSFPSDESCLQCHDMTKLADQTKREGHDAKQNPHDSMHYGQEAPCMECHGEHTKKHAICMDCHNFDYPKFN from the coding sequence ATGAAACCAATGACTACTTTACTTGTGCTAGCACTAGGCGGCTTTATCGCTCTTTCAGCACAGGCACGAGACAAACGTGATTACCACGAAACGGTCTACGACTCTGGTTGTAAAACCTGTCACGACCAAGGACTAAAAAGCTTTCCATCTGATGAGTCTTGTTTGCAGTGCCATGACATGACTAAACTCGCGGATCAAACCAAACGCGAAGGTCATGATGCTAAGCAAAACCCCCATGACAGCATGCATTACGGCCAAGAAGCACCTTGCATGGAATGCCATGGTGAACACACTAAAAAACATGCTATCTGTATGGATTGTCACAATTTCGACTATCCCAAATTCAATTAA
- a CDS encoding flavocytochrome c, with amino-acid sequence MQTRRSFLKFGVGAAAIGALAPLSVSANSSDVIWDEEHEVVIVGSGFAGLAAAVEAGKLGAKDIVVFEKLGVYGGNSTLNAGQACFADTDLQRKLGIKDSVDLMVQDQLASGRGYASEILLRHSAELGPYVYQLTKDCGCVYRDHIINTGGTSVTRSHQVVERSGAGFIRPMLKTARSYGVKTKTRHKFEGLITTEDGTVLGIKVRKNYQTDHEDSGTLINVRAEKGVLIATGGFAANVAFRQALDPTLGDEVGHTNARGATGDGLIAMLAEGAMPIHLSFIQSGPWASPDEGGFGYGAGFSLYNFPHSIAIDRNTGERFMNETADRKHRADLEIQRRDKDGKPHPALLIAPKHEAQKDPSMDNVLRYNVAWEFDSIEAIAKHFELPLKPFQKQVDDWNKYVKAGEDPQFGKRMNMGTGIYMTAPFIVQRLWPKVHYCQGGIQINTKAEVIAAKNGKPIPNLYAAGEVSGGVHGVSRLGGCSTPDCMAFGVTAARSMMKA; translated from the coding sequence ATGCAAACAAGACGTTCATTTTTAAAATTTGGGGTTGGAGCTGCTGCCATTGGTGCATTAGCCCCATTATCAGTAAGTGCCAATTCATCCGATGTTATATGGGATGAAGAGCATGAAGTGGTTATCGTTGGTTCAGGCTTTGCTGGCCTTGCAGCTGCCGTTGAAGCGGGTAAGCTCGGCGCTAAAGATATCGTCGTATTTGAAAAGTTGGGCGTTTATGGTGGTAACAGTACCCTCAATGCTGGCCAGGCTTGTTTTGCCGATACCGATCTGCAGAGAAAACTCGGTATCAAAGATAGCGTCGATCTTATGGTGCAAGATCAACTTGCTTCCGGTCGCGGTTATGCCAGTGAGATATTACTCAGACACAGTGCTGAATTAGGACCATATGTATACCAGCTCACTAAAGATTGTGGCTGTGTTTATCGCGATCATATTATTAATACTGGTGGTACCAGTGTGACCCGTAGTCACCAAGTCGTAGAACGTAGCGGTGCTGGCTTTATCCGCCCCATGCTCAAGACAGCGCGGAGCTATGGTGTGAAGACGAAGACACGTCATAAATTTGAAGGCCTTATTACCACCGAAGATGGCACTGTACTGGGAATTAAAGTACGTAAGAATTACCAAACAGATCATGAAGATTCTGGAACACTCATTAATGTAAGAGCCGAAAAAGGCGTGTTAATTGCTACTGGTGGCTTCGCAGCCAACGTCGCATTTCGTCAGGCGCTCGACCCAACATTAGGCGATGAAGTAGGTCACACCAATGCTCGCGGTGCCACCGGCGATGGCCTTATCGCCATGCTTGCCGAAGGGGCGATGCCGATTCATTTAAGCTTTATTCAATCGGGTCCATGGGCATCTCCCGATGAAGGTGGCTTTGGTTACGGAGCAGGTTTCTCCCTGTATAACTTCCCTCACTCTATCGCCATTGACCGTAATACTGGTGAGCGGTTTATGAATGAAACTGCAGACCGTAAACATCGCGCAGATTTAGAAATACAACGTCGTGACAAAGACGGCAAGCCACATCCTGCACTCTTGATTGCACCTAAACATGAAGCGCAGAAAGATCCATCGATGGATAACGTATTGCGTTACAACGTTGCTTGGGAGTTTGACAGCATTGAAGCCATTGCCAAACACTTTGAGCTGCCACTAAAACCATTTCAGAAACAAGTGGATGACTGGAACAAGTACGTTAAAGCGGGAGAAGACCCACAGTTTGGCAAGCGTATGAATATGGGCACAGGTATTTATATGACAGCTCCGTTTATTGTGCAACGTTTATGGCCAAAAGTGCATTACTGCCAAGGTGGTATCCAAATTAACACTAAAGCAGAAGTCATCGCAGCTAAAAATGGTAAACCGATCCCAAATCTTTATGCTGCCGGCGAAGTCTCAGGCGGGGTGCATGGTGTTAGCCGCCTTGGTGGTTGCTCAACACCAGACTGTATGGCCTTTGGTGTAACAGCCGCACGCTCGATGATGAAAGCATAA
- a CDS encoding TetR/AcrR family transcriptional regulator produces the protein MKCPATKFDAFRCNQLLDVAEELIDNHGVVSFRFAQIAKGAECSTNTLYKYFESKEDVLICLFLRNTASSQIPIFLEDNSNLNINERAVLAILFTFEIVKRSPIFNILRVVSINSMFWQLASSDKIEILRHRVNLFWSRIKRPLEDAVLAGELQANEQDIRDLSQALYFFLAGAASSYESRLMEAQYFIADDNTGFRHISRLINQYHWRKPITQEMMLSLSLRIKVFLDHSKGRVGTCDTCLAIGKQSDCHSRCGE, from the coding sequence ATGAAGTGTCCGGCTACTAAATTTGATGCATTTCGATGTAACCAGCTATTAGATGTTGCAGAGGAACTTATTGATAATCATGGTGTTGTGTCATTCAGGTTTGCTCAGATAGCAAAGGGCGCAGAGTGTTCTACAAATACACTGTATAAATACTTTGAATCTAAAGAAGATGTTCTCATTTGTTTGTTTTTAAGAAACACAGCTTCAAGTCAAATCCCCATTTTTTTAGAAGATAACTCTAATCTAAATATTAATGAGCGTGCCGTTTTAGCTATTTTATTTACTTTTGAAATTGTGAAACGCAGCCCAATATTTAATATTCTTAGAGTTGTCTCCATTAATAGTATGTTTTGGCAATTGGCTAGTTCAGATAAAATTGAGATTTTAAGGCATCGTGTAAACCTATTTTGGAGTCGAATTAAACGGCCGTTAGAAGATGCCGTTTTAGCTGGAGAGCTACAGGCGAACGAGCAAGATATCCGCGATCTTAGTCAAGCATTGTACTTTTTCCTTGCTGGAGCGGCTTCATCTTATGAAAGTCGTTTGATGGAGGCTCAATATTTCATTGCTGATGATAACACTGGCTTTAGGCATATCAGTCGATTAATAAATCAATATCATTGGCGTAAGCCTATAACACAGGAGATGATGTTAAGCTTGTCACTACGTATCAAGGTATTTCTCGATCATAGTAAAGGTAGGGTAGGCACTTGTGACACCTGTCTTGCTATAGGGAAACAGTCTGATTGCCATTCTCGATGTGGTGAATAG
- a CDS encoding branched-chain amino acid aminotransferase — MQINYNLKSALDRRTEQFEPETNVGFGNLRTDHMFLMDYFDGQWRDPRIVPYGPFQVAPGAIALHYGQSVFEGAKAFRHDDGEIYTFRLDKNAERLNRSADILCIPGLPEAMQLAGINALIDVDRLWFPMQEDACLYIRPFIFATEDRLSVSPSQQYTFCVILSPSGPYYSDGFDKAIRLLISKRFHRAVSGGTGASKAAGNYAASLKAGKAAAEYGAAQVLYLDANNKQIEEVGAMNHFHILKDGTVIIPSFTDTILKSITSQSILDLGEILGCEVRQETVMLDKFIHDIESGEIIEAGGFGTAAVVSPVGSYIFEDNRIVTVGDGQVGKHTRHLYQVLTDIQKGNIQGPDGWIQHVERIPSGG, encoded by the coding sequence ATGCAAATAAACTATAATTTAAAATCTGCGTTAGATCGCCGTACCGAGCAGTTCGAGCCCGAAACAAATGTGGGCTTCGGTAATCTCAGAACCGATCATATGTTTTTAATGGATTATTTCGATGGTCAGTGGCGTGATCCTAGAATTGTACCTTATGGACCCTTTCAGGTAGCGCCAGGTGCAATCGCTTTACACTATGGCCAATCAGTGTTTGAAGGGGCTAAAGCCTTTAGGCATGATGATGGTGAGATCTATACTTTCCGTTTAGATAAGAATGCCGAGCGACTCAATCGCTCAGCCGATATCTTATGTATTCCAGGCTTGCCTGAAGCCATGCAACTTGCAGGCATCAATGCGTTAATTGATGTGGATAGACTCTGGTTTCCGATGCAAGAGGATGCTTGCCTTTATATCAGGCCTTTTATTTTCGCAACCGAAGATAGATTGTCAGTGAGTCCAAGTCAGCAATATACTTTTTGTGTGATATTAAGTCCTAGCGGTCCCTATTATTCAGATGGATTTGATAAAGCAATCCGTTTGCTAATCAGCAAGCGCTTCCATCGTGCAGTTTCCGGTGGAACTGGTGCTTCTAAAGCGGCAGGTAACTATGCCGCGTCATTGAAGGCGGGTAAAGCGGCTGCAGAGTATGGCGCAGCTCAAGTGCTCTATCTTGATGCGAACAACAAGCAGATAGAGGAAGTGGGTGCGATGAACCATTTTCATATATTGAAAGATGGCACAGTGATCATTCCTAGCTTTACTGACACGATTCTTAAATCAATCACCTCTCAATCTATATTAGATTTAGGTGAGATATTGGGTTGTGAAGTACGTCAGGAGACGGTGATGTTAGATAAGTTCATTCATGATATCGAGTCGGGTGAAATTATCGAAGCCGGTGGTTTTGGTACGGCTGCAGTTGTTTCGCCAGTGGGATCATATATCTTCGAAGATAACCGAATCGTTACCGTTGGTGATGGCCAAGTGGGTAAACATACTCGCCATCTATATCAGGTGTTAACTGACATACAAAAGGGCAACATTCAGGGGCCTGACGGCTGGATACAGCATGTAGAGCGTATTCCTTCTGGAGGCTAA
- a CDS encoding acyltransferase, producing MLNFLPASMLYLMSSLLLAINTTVWAGLISIGGIIKLFVPFTAGRNILTNIMNRFMWAWATCNGGILYLLADIEWDIQGLENLNKNSWYLLISNHLSGFDIAVQTYVLRNNIPMLKFFLKRELMYIPFLGLGCWALDMPFMSRTSPAKLKKNPKLKGKDLISTRRACQKFKTMPTSIINYVEGSRFTEDKHTRQDSPYRYLLRPKAGGIAFTLSAMGEQFTHLLNCTLVYPEAKSDPLSEVMHGKIKKIIVKIEILPVPEVDNKRYFSEPAYRVEFQRWLNQLWEEKDEQIHQVMLKHGVAKKDK from the coding sequence ATGCTAAATTTTTTACCAGCTTCAATGCTATACCTTATGAGTTCACTGCTTTTAGCCATTAACACTACCGTGTGGGCAGGTCTAATTAGCATAGGCGGCATTATCAAACTATTCGTGCCTTTTACTGCGGGCCGAAATATCCTCACGAATATCATGAACCGATTTATGTGGGCATGGGCCACCTGTAATGGTGGTATTCTCTATCTACTTGCTGATATCGAGTGGGATATTCAGGGACTAGAAAATTTAAATAAAAATAGCTGGTACTTACTTATCAGCAATCACCTCAGTGGTTTCGACATTGCGGTGCAAACTTATGTGCTGCGTAATAATATCCCCATGCTCAAGTTTTTCCTAAAGCGAGAGTTAATGTATATACCATTTTTAGGCCTAGGTTGCTGGGCACTGGATATGCCATTTATGAGCCGTACCAGCCCCGCTAAATTGAAAAAGAACCCAAAGCTTAAGGGCAAAGATCTGATCTCTACGCGTCGCGCCTGTCAAAAGTTTAAAACTATGCCAACGTCAATTATCAACTATGTTGAGGGCAGCCGTTTTACCGAAGATAAACATACCCGTCAGGATTCGCCTTATCGTTACTTGCTAAGACCTAAAGCCGGTGGAATTGCCTTTACGCTTTCTGCTATGGGAGAGCAGTTCACTCACCTGCTCAACTGCACACTAGTTTATCCAGAGGCTAAGTCAGACCCTTTGTCTGAGGTGATGCATGGCAAGATTAAGAAAATCATCGTTAAAATTGAAATCTTACCTGTCCCAGAAGTTGATAATAAACGTTACTTTTCTGAACCCGCATATCGCGTCGAATTCCAGCGTTGGTTAAATCAATTGTGGGAAGAGAAAGATGAGCAGATACACCAAGTGATGTTAAAGCATGGTGTTGCTAAAAAAGATAAGTAA
- a CDS encoding acyltransferase, producing the protein MGGICSLIKGSLAFVCWVINTLFWVLPIVLLSPIKLIPVPFIRTAISSLLDNCATAWISINGVIERIFHPVKIHLHSDAELTPKEWYMVIANHQSWVDILILQRVLNRKVPFLKFFLKKELIFVPFLGLAWWALDFPFMRRYSPAQLRKNPKLRGKDIEITRKACAKFKSKPVSVMNFVEGTRFKTEKHQQQNSQFKHLLKPKAGGLAFALSAMGEHINKLVDVSIYYPDKVPSYWEYISGQMKEVHVHITVTEIPAEMRGDYMKDRAFKIAFQEQLNHIWQEKDQTLELLAKDNKVNQKV; encoded by the coding sequence GTGGGTGGAATTTGTTCTTTAATCAAGGGCTCTCTGGCTTTTGTCTGTTGGGTCATTAATACGCTGTTTTGGGTACTCCCCATTGTTTTGTTAAGCCCGATTAAATTAATTCCCGTGCCTTTTATTCGAACCGCGATCTCATCGTTACTGGATAACTGTGCTACTGCTTGGATCTCTATCAATGGGGTTATCGAGCGTATTTTTCATCCGGTAAAAATTCATCTACATAGTGACGCGGAACTCACCCCAAAAGAGTGGTACATGGTCATTGCCAACCACCAATCTTGGGTTGATATCTTAATTTTACAGCGAGTCTTAAATCGAAAAGTGCCCTTTTTGAAGTTTTTTCTCAAGAAGGAACTTATTTTCGTGCCCTTTTTAGGTCTAGCTTGGTGGGCACTGGATTTTCCGTTCATGCGCCGCTATAGCCCAGCTCAACTCAGAAAAAACCCTAAGCTGAGGGGCAAAGATATTGAGATCACACGAAAAGCTTGTGCCAAGTTCAAATCTAAGCCTGTTAGTGTGATGAACTTTGTTGAAGGCACTCGCTTTAAGACAGAAAAACATCAACAACAAAACTCTCAATTTAAACATTTACTTAAACCAAAAGCGGGTGGCCTTGCCTTTGCATTGTCAGCCATGGGCGAACATATTAATAAACTGGTGGATGTCTCTATCTATTATCCAGATAAGGTGCCGAGTTATTGGGAGTATATTAGTGGTCAAATGAAAGAAGTTCATGTTCATATCACAGTCACTGAGATCCCAGCCGAAATGCGTGGTGATTATATGAAAGACAGGGCTTTTAAGATCGCATTCCAAGAACAGCTTAATCACATTTGGCAAGAGAAAGATCAAACGTTGGAGCTGTTAGCCAAAGACAATAAAGTAAATCAGAAGGTGTGA